Genomic DNA from Desulfovibrio desulfuricans:
TATGCTGCCGGGCAAGGGCCAGGCCCTGTGTGCCATCGGCGGCTTCATGCACTGTGAACCCCTCGCGCTCAAGATTGAAACGCAAAAGTTCACGAATGTCGGCTTCGTCTTCAACTATCAGTATTTGCTGGCTCATATGTTTCACCTCTATGACGCAAACAGAGTACAGCGGCTTTGTGCGCCAAACTGATGGAGGGCATGTTACAATTGCGTGACGAAAAACAATTTAAACAATCTGCAACATTTCAGCATGTTAGTTGCGCATATTGCAGCTTCACGCAGTCTTCTGCGTTTCGTCATATTTTTGTAACAGAGGCGGGCAAAAAGAGAAACGTACCGGGAAACGCCCCGGCACCAACACCAGAAACCAAGGAGAAAATCCATGTCTATCGGAAAACTGCTCGCCACTGCCCTCACGGTTCTGAGCCTCAGCGCTCCTGCCATGGCTGCCCAACAGGTCGTCATCAACGGTTCCACCACGGTTCTTCCTGTGGTTCAGAAAGCTGGCGAAGCTTTCATGGCCTCCCACCCCGATGTGGAACTGAGCATTTCCGGCGGCGGTTCCGGCAACGGCATCAAGGCCCTCATTGAAAAGCAGTGCGACATCGCCATGAGCTCGCGCGACATCAAGGAAAAGGAAGTTGAAGCCGCCAAGAAAAACGGCGTGACCCCCAACCGCGTTGTTGTTGCTATTGACGCCATCGTGCCTGTGGTCAACCCCGCCAACCCGGTTGCCGCCCTCACCACTGCCCAACTGCGCGACATCTATGCCGGCAAGATCACCAACTGGAAGGAAATTGGCGGCCAGGACGGCAAGATCGTTGTCATCTCCCGCGATACGTCCTCCGGTACCTTTGAATGCTGGCAGGAACTTATCATGAAGGAAGAGCGCGTTAACCCCGCTGCTCTCATGCAGGCTTCCAACGGCGCCGTGGTGCAGGCCGTTTCCAAGAACAAGAACGCTCTGGGCTATGTTGGCCTTGGCTATCTCGACAAGTCCACCAAGGGCCTCAAGGTCAATGATGTGACCGCCACCGCCCAGACCGCCCTTTCCAAGCAGTGGCCCATCGCCCGCGAACTTTTTGTCTTCACCAACGGCACGCCTGCTGGCGGCGCCAAGGCCTTTGTGGATTACCTGCTGGATCCCGGCAAGGGCCAGAAGAACGTGCTTGAAGTGGGTTATGTGCCCCTGGGCAAGTAGGTAGACGGCTACCCGCGTTACACCCACAGCATCGGCGGAGCGGGAAGGCATGAGCCTCCCGCACCCGCCGGGGAGAAAGCGCAATGCGCTCCAGAGACATCAAGGAAAAAGCGGTGCGCGTCACCCTTACCACCATGGCAGGCAGTTCGCTGCTGGCTCTGGCTGGTATTGTCATTTTTCTCTTCATGGAAGGTCTGCCGCTTTTCAGCGAATACCCCTTCCTCAATTTTCTGTTTGGGCACCTCTGGTATCCCACTGAGGAACCGGGATTGTTCGGCATATTTCCCCTGCTGGTTGCCTCTCTGGCGGTGACGGTACTTTCATCTCTGCTGGCGGTACCCATGGGGGTACTGACAGCGGTTTACCTGACGGAAATCGCCCACCCCAACGTGCGCCGCATCATCAAGCCCTTTGTGGAGCTGCTGGCGGCATTGCCCTCGGTTGTGCTGGGCTTTCTGGGCATGGTGGTGCTTGCGCCTTTCTTGCAGGATTTTCTGGACGCGGCCACAGGGCTGAATCTGCTCAATGCCTCGCTGGTGCTGGCGCTCATGAGCGTGCCGACCATCTGCTCCGTGTCTGAAGATGCCCTGTTCGGCGTGCCGCGCGACCTGCGCGAGGCCTCGCTGGCACTGGGCGCGACACGCTGGCAGACAACAGTGCGAGTGGTTATTCCTGCCGCTCTTTCGGGCATAGGCACGGCTGTGATGCTTGGCATGTCGCGCGCCATAGGTGAAACCATGGTGGTGCTGATGGTTGCTGGCGGAGCGGGCATCATCCCCACCTCGTTGCTCGATCCGGTGCGGCCCATGCCTGCCAGTATTGCCGCCGAGATGGCGGAGGCCGCCTTCCGCAGCGAACACTACCATGCGCTTTTTGCCATTGGCATTGTGCTCTTTTTCCTGACGCTGGCCTTCAATCTGGCCGCCGGATACATAGCCGAGAAACACCGTCAGGTGGGAACCTCCAGCCTGTAAACGCACAGTGTTGCAAGGTTGCGCAGTATGACGCCAGTTCAGAACGAGGAAAAATCCATGTCAGCCACCAGCCGCCTTACCCCTGTTCCTTCCGCCGGGCCGAGCATCAAGCTAACGCCGCGCCCTCTGGAAGCAGACCTCAAACACCACGATGCAGAAGAACCGCCGCGCGAAGAAGGCGTGCGTCTGCAATTTGCCAGCGGCAAGGGCCGCGGGCAGTACCAGACCTTCATGTTCTGGCTGTTGCGCGCGATTGCCGCCTGCAACGTGCTGGCACTGCTGGCCGTATGCGCCTTTTTGCTGCAAAACGGTTTACCTGCCTTAAGCTGGTCGTTCCTGACCGAGCCCCCCCGCCAGATGATGACCCAGGGCGGCATCTTCCCCTGCATCATTGGCACGGCGATTCTTTCACTGGGTTCGCTGCTGCTGGCTTTTCCTCTGGGCGTGGCCTCCGCCGTGTACCTCAATGAATACGCCAAACGCAACGCCTTTGCCCGCTTTGTGCGGCTGGGGGTCAACAACCTCGCGGGTGTGCCTTCTGTTGTTTTTGGCCTGTTCGGGCTTTCGTTTTTTGTTACCTTCTGCGGATTTGGCGTTAGTATTGTTTCTGGCGTGCTTACCCTTGCGGTTCTGACCTTGCCGGTTATTATCGGTACAGCCGAGGAA
This window encodes:
- a CDS encoding PstS family phosphate ABC transporter substrate-binding protein, encoding MSIGKLLATALTVLSLSAPAMAAQQVVINGSTTVLPVVQKAGEAFMASHPDVELSISGGGSGNGIKALIEKQCDIAMSSRDIKEKEVEAAKKNGVTPNRVVVAIDAIVPVVNPANPVAALTTAQLRDIYAGKITNWKEIGGQDGKIVVISRDTSSGTFECWQELIMKEERVNPAALMQASNGAVVQAVSKNKNALGYVGLGYLDKSTKGLKVNDVTATAQTALSKQWPIARELFVFTNGTPAGGAKAFVDYLLDPGKGQKNVLEVGYVPLGK
- the pstC gene encoding phosphate ABC transporter permease subunit PstC, which gives rise to MRSRDIKEKAVRVTLTTMAGSSLLALAGIVIFLFMEGLPLFSEYPFLNFLFGHLWYPTEEPGLFGIFPLLVASLAVTVLSSLLAVPMGVLTAVYLTEIAHPNVRRIIKPFVELLAALPSVVLGFLGMVVLAPFLQDFLDAATGLNLLNASLVLALMSVPTICSVSEDALFGVPRDLREASLALGATRWQTTVRVVIPAALSGIGTAVMLGMSRAIGETMVVLMVAGGAGIIPTSLLDPVRPMPASIAAEMAEAAFRSEHYHALFAIGIVLFFLTLAFNLAAGYIAEKHRQVGTSSL
- the pstA gene encoding phosphate ABC transporter permease PstA; its protein translation is MFWLLRAIAACNVLALLAVCAFLLQNGLPALSWSFLTEPPRQMMTQGGIFPCIIGTAILSLGSLLLAFPLGVASAVYLNEYAKRNAFARFVRLGVNNLAGVPSVVFGLFGLSFFVTFCGFGVSIVSGVLTLAVLTLPVIIGTAEEALRNVPDTYREASLALGATKSQTIARVILPSALPGMLTGAILGVARAAGETAAIMFTASVFYMPKGPDSIFSPVMALPYHMYVLATAGTEIDKTRPLQYGTGLVLLLLVLGMNLLAIILRDRLQKRH